Proteins encoded by one window of Lycium barbarum isolate Lr01 chromosome 11, ASM1917538v2, whole genome shotgun sequence:
- the LOC132617892 gene encoding uncharacterized protein LOC132617892 isoform X2, with protein MNGPQMWPKSSKVPPLPPRIIKDNKRGRKQKVRRKEQDEVGSSRTKMKRKQKSLDCSTCHKPGHNTRTCKYNVVPPETTSSFRPKLHVRRGQDEVVQGVVEQEQMGYAEVEIGPYFVWENSQIHNKVDLLFEAITVFWELLAAGAGIV; from the exons ATGAATGGACCACAAATGTGGCCTAAGTCAAGTAAAGTTCCTCCTCTGCCTCCAAGGATTATAAAAGATAATAAGAGAGgaagaaaacaaaaagtgagaagAAAGGAACAAGATGAAGTTGGATCTAGTCGAACAAAGATGAAACGAAAGCAAAAATCTCTAGATTGTAGTACATGTCACAAACCTGGCCACAATACAAGGACTTGCAAATATAATGTTGTGCCACCAGAAACTACCTCTTCATTTCGGCCGAAACTACAT GTTAGAAGAGGACAGGATGAAGTTGTACAAGGAGTAGTAGAACAGGAACAAATGGGATATGCCGAAGTAGAAATTGGACCATATTTTGTTTGGGAAAATTCTCAAATACACAACAAAGTGGACCTACTTTTTGAAGCTATAACAGTTTTTTGG GAATTGCTTGCTGCTGGTGCGGGAATTGtttag
- the LOC132619581 gene encoding uncharacterized protein LOC132619581, with protein sequence MTRFSFGDEEFIEEEEKEFVNDVSKSILDDEEITEEEEFEVDISENSETRTRTEFAPSMDIDPQQPPHIPSGTIDEVDTYGYGDEEDEEINEEEEEENYNELVDHQDMSEYLETRTYYYDLVMDIDVNEGDPNVDNEEQEICVICLLEYKDENTIGTLQCGHKFHAECIKKWSQRKNSCPFCRASVLPLH encoded by the exons ATGACTCGCTTTTCATTTGGGGATGAAGAATTTATAGAAGAAGAGGAAAAGGAATTTGTGAATGACGTATCCAAGTCGATTCTTGATGATGAAGAAATTACAGAAGAAGAAGAGTTTGAAGTTGACATATCTGAGAATTCggaaacaagaacaagaacagAGTTTGCTCCTAGTATGGATATTGATCCGCAACAGCCGCCTCATATTCCAAGTGGAACAATCGATGAAGT TGATACGTATGGCTATGgtgatgaagaagatgaagaaataaatgaagaggaggaggaagagaACTATAATGAGTTGGTGGATCATCAAGACATGTCTGAATACTTGGAAACAAGAACATATTATTATGATCTTGTTATGGATATAGATGTTAATGAAGGTGATCCAAATGTTGATAATGAGGAACAAGAAATATGTGTTATTTGTTTACTTGAATATAAAGATGAAAACACCATTGGCACACTACAATGTGGCCATAAATTTCATGCTGAATGCATCAAGAAGTGGTCACAGAGGAAAAATTCATGTCCCTTTTGTAGAGCTTCAGTTTTGCCCCTACATTAG